Proteins co-encoded in one Papaver somniferum cultivar HN1 chromosome 5, ASM357369v1, whole genome shotgun sequence genomic window:
- the LOC113281569 gene encoding protein NRT1/ PTR FAMILY 2.11-like — translation MEEEKITTPNANETKYRGIKAMPFIIGNEMFEKLGTFGISSNFLVYLTTVFNIKHVTAAIVGSVYLGTTFFTPLIGGYIADSYLGRFKTLCFASIASLVGMFLMTLTAAVSKLHPPDCKVKENELCIQPTAPQWAFLLLATGFLVIGSGGIRPCTMAFGADQFDPKNETSKRSINSFINWYYFVLSSCLVVSLTLTVYVQSNLSWSIGLALPSCLMFIACILFFLGSRIYVKVKPEGSPVTSVIQVLVAATRKWKLNQPEYPEVSLFNHIPKDSMNSKLDYTNQFRFLDKAAIVSADDLINADGSAANPWRLCRIQQVEEVKCLVRVLPIWASTSVFHIPTTSLHTYAVFQALQSNRHLGKFQVPAASYIAFCWLSMSIWIPIYDRFIVPSLRKITGQEGGITILQRIGIGTLLSAIMMLVSAIIEQRRRNTAFMFPTLGTTKGGGAISSMSALWLIPQLSISGLADAFSIVGQVEFYYKQFPENMKSMGMSVYLLGFTVGSYASGLMVSIVHQTTKGAATGNWLPEDLNEGRLDYFYYTITGIGVVNFFYFVLCSRWYRYKEPVPSKMPQE, via the exons ATGGAGGAAGAGAAGATCACAACACCAAATGCAAATGAAACCAAATACAGAGGAATTAAAGCAATGCCCTTCATAATAG GGAATGAAATGTTTGAGAAACTTGGGACCTTTGGCATATCCTCGAATTTCCTGGTTTATCTCACCACGGTCTTCAACATTAAGCATGTCACTGCTGCTATAGTTGGCAGTGTCTACCTGGGAACCACCTTCTTTACACCACTAATTGGAGGCTATATCGCTGACTCTTACTTGGGACGTTTCAAGACCTTATGCTTTGCCTCTATAGCTTCGCTTGTG GGGATGTTTCTTATGACATTAACGGCGGCTGTATCCAAATTACACCCACCGGATTGCAAGGTGAAGGAAAATGAGTTATGTATTCAACCTACTGCACCTCAATGGGCTTTTCTATTACTTGCTACGGGATTCTTAGTGATTGGTTCTGGAGGTATTAGGCCATGTACCATGGCCTTTGGAGCTGATCAGTTCGATCCGAAGAATGAAACTTCTAAACGGAGCATTAACAGTTTCATTAATTGGTATTACTTTGTTTTATCCTCTTGCTTAGTAGTGTCACTGACCCTCACCGTCTACGTGCAATCTAACCTTAGCTGGAGCATCGGACTAGCTCTACCATCATGCCTAATGTTCATAGCCTGCATACTTTTCTTCCTGGGTTCAAGAATTTACGTAAAAGTGAAACCCGAGGGGAGTCCTGTTACGAGCGTCATTCAAGTTCTGGTGGCTGCAACAAGGAAATGGAAGCTAAACCAACCTGAATATCCAGAAGTCTCTCTTTTCAACCATATTCCAAAAGATTCTATGAACTCCAAACTTGATTACACAAATCAGTTTAG ATTCCTTGATAAGGCTGCAATTGTAAGCGCTGACGATCTGATCAACGCTGATGGATCAGCAGCTAATCCATGGAGACTATGTAGAATTCAACAAGTGGAAGAAGTAAAATGTCTAGTAAGAGTACTTCCTATTTGGGCTTCAACTTCAGTTTTCCATATACCAACTACCTCACTACACACATATGCAGTTTTCCAAGCCTTGCAATCAAATAGGCACCTCGGCAAGTTTCAGGTTCCTGCTGCCTCCTACATAGCCTTTTGCTGGCTTAGCATGTCCATTTGGATCCCTATTTACGATCGATTTATTGTACCATCACTAAGAAAAATAACAGGTCAAGAAGGTGGTATCACAATTCTCCAACGAATAGGAATCGGTACTCTCCTATCCGCGATCATGATGTTAGTCTCTGCAATAATCGAACAGCGGAGGAGGAACACTgcttttatgtttccaactttGGGTACTACTAAAGGTGGTGGTGCCATTTCTTCTATGTCGGCACTTTGGTTGATTCCTCAGCTTAGTATCAGTGGTCTAGCGGATGCATTTAGCATTGTTGGTCAGGTCGAGTTCTACTACAAGCAGTTCCCAGAAAACATGAAAAGCATGGGAATGTCTGTCTACTTACTTGGATTTACTGTAGGAAGCTATGCTAGTGGTTTAATGGTTTCTATAGTTCATCAAACAACTAAGGGGGCTGCAACTGGGAATTGGTTGCCAGAGGATTTAAACGAAGGAAGATTGGATTACTTCTATTACACCATAACTGGGATAGGGGTTGTAAACTTTTTCTATTTTGTACTATGTTCTAGGTGGTATAGGTACAAGGAACCAGTTCCATCGAAAATGCCCCAAGAATGA
- the LOC113281571 gene encoding protein NRT1/ PTR FAMILY 2.13-like has translation MVVAKKTTTTTTRSNPNSSSFLFCSMMKCFSFSSSSPSSTKKSDEDCHDDGKNRLQLTDGDHVKSTKHGGWKSMPYILGNETFERLATFGLLANFMVYLLKQFHLEQVFATNIINIWSGTTNFAPLFGAFISDAYLGKFRTLAYASLASLVGMILLTLTAVIPELHPPTCTKSQEHDNQCIGPSTSQLAVLFISLGFLTIGAGGIRPCSLPFGVDQFDQTTDEGRKGINSFFNWYYFTFTIVIMIALTLVVYIQDIISWSVGLGIPTLLMMFSILLFFLGTRIYVYVPPGGSVFSGIGQVFVSAYKKRRLQLPSDDVEVLKEVLYNPESKGLANMKLHLTNQYRILNKAAIKNVGEVNEDGSVSNKWRLCSIQQVEEVKCLIRIIPIWATGIICFTAMAQQGTFTVSQALKMQRHLGAKFEIPAGSLGVISMLTLGLWVPFYDRIFVPALRKITKQEDGLTLLERMGIGMFFSILSMVAAGFVEEKRRTQAITISQSHQVEPISVFWLAPQLILMGLAEAFNIIGQIEFFNRQFPEHMRSIGNSLFFCTMAGANYFSSLIVSIIHNTTGKQGQPDWLHNDINFGKLDYFYYLIAGLGVLNLIYFLVVARGYRYKATVPFQTEDTDIVIELSSTKHVDP, from the exons ATGGTGGTAGCTAAaaagaccaccaccaccaccaccagatcaAACCCAAACAGTTCATCTTTCTTGTTTTGCTCAATGATGAAATGcttctctttttcttcctcttcacCATCTTCAACCAAAAAATCAGATGAAGATTGTCATGATGACGGTAAAAACAGACTCCAGCTAACGGATGGAGATCATGTTAAATCTACAAAACATGGAGGATGGAAGTCCATGCCTTACATTTTAg GAAATGAAACGTTTGAAAGATTAGCAACATTTGGGCTGTTAGCAAACTTTATGGTGTACCTACTGAAACAGTTTCATTTGGAGCAAGTGTTTGCTACAAACATCATTAACATATGGTCTGGTACGACAAACTTTGCACCACTCTTTGGTGCATTCATCTCTGATGCTTATCTCGGCAAATTCCGGACTCTTGCTTATGCTTCTCTCGCATCCTTAGTG GGGATGATTTTACTAACGTTAACAGCAGTAATACCTGAACTGCATCCTCCAACATGTACAAAAAGTCAGGAACATGACAACCAATGTATTGGTCCATCAACCAGCCAGCTTGCAGTTCTTTTCATATCACTAGGATTTTTAACAATCGGAGCCGGTGGAATAAGACCATGTAGTTTACCATTTGGTGTTGATCAATTTGATCAAACAACTGATGAAGGTAGAAAAGGAATCAATAGTTTCTTCAATTGGTATTACTTCACATTCACAATCGTCATAATGATCGCTCTCACGCTCGTCGTGTATATACAAGATATTATTAGTTGGTCTGTTGGACTTGGCATTCCTACACTTCTTATGATGTTCTCAATACTTCTGTTCTTCCTGGGTACACGCATTTATGTTTACGTCCCGCCGGGGGGAAGTGTTTTCTCTGGGATTGGTCAAGTGTTTGTTTCTGCTTATAAGAAACGCCGTCTTCAACTTCCTTCTGATGATGTAGAAGTGTTAAAAGAAGTTCTTTATAATCCTGAGTCAAAAGGACTTGCCAATATGAAACTTCATCTCACCAACCAGTACAG AATCTTAAACAAAGCAGCAATCAAAAATGTAGGAGAAGTGAACGAAGACGGTTCTGTTTCGAATAAATGGAGACTATGTAGTATCCAACAAGTTGAAGAAGTTAAATGTCTTATTAGAATCATACCAATTTGGGCTACAGGTATAATATGTTTTACCGCAATGGCACAACAAGGAACTTTCACAGTATCACAAGCTTTGAAAATGCAGCGGCATTTAGGAGCCAAGTTTGAAATCCCAGCTGGTTCACTAGGGGTTATCTCGATGCTTACACTAGGTCTATGGGTTCCGTTCTACGATCGTATATTCGTTCCTGCACTCAGGAAAATAACTAAACAAGAAGACGGACTCACACTTCTTGAAAGGATGGGAATTGGGATGTTTTTTTCCATATTATCAATGGTAGCAGCCGGTTTTgttgaagagaaaagaagaacgCAGGCAATAACCATttctcaatctcatcaagtcgAACCCATATCCGTATTCTGGTTAGCACCACAACTAATCTTGATGGGTTTAGCTGAAGCATTCAATATCATTGGACAAATTGAGTTCTTCAATAGGCAGTTCCCAGAACACATGAGAAGTATTGGAAATTCATTGTTCTTTTGTACTATGGCAGGTGCTAATTACTTTAGCAGTCTAATAGTAAGTATCATTCACAACACTACAGGTAAACAAGGTCAGCCTGATTGGTTACACAACGATATCAACTTCGGGAAGTTAGACTACTTCTACTACCTTATAGCAGGTTTAGGAGTCTTGAATCTTatttactttcttgtagttgctCGTGGGTATCGTTACAAGGCTACGGTACCATTTCAAACCGAAGATACCGACATTGTTATTGAGTTAAGCTCAACAAAACATGTTGATCCTTAA
- the LOC113279048 gene encoding uncharacterized protein LOC113279048, whose amino-acid sequence MFKPSSDSEAFYLARLQQASLDSQSKRYKTFPRQFQPSTSSFSPSSNFKASLPPLTNIPKPSFSPDKPIITHPLTPTKPEPTLPPIKRLTPAQMQAIRDKALCYNCDVFYKPGHRCKTQQLFMLVASEDDNASPPIEDSEEENGSPSTSGDTTMEISLHALTGLVTQNTIRVPGKLLNQDIFVLIDTGSTHSFLDSSLAEKLHLHIAPTGQMLVTVANGDTTVSHGVCPNLHWSMQGYKFDSDLRVLPLGGCDMVLGVDWLKGLGDVVFNLADLKVSFQHQGAHITLQGHKDRPSCNLLSGASFLKFVKTHTSVIIGHFFSISAAPIAPPPPEITSILHSYDDVFNSPSTLCPTRVIDHKIPLKPNSTPTSQRLYRCPYIQKAVVEQLAQEMLDAGLIQDSTSPFAAPILLVKKKDGSWRFCVDYIKLNEMTIKDKFPIPLIEELLDELNGATIFTKLDLKAGYHQIRMHIEDIYKTAFRTHHGHYEFKVMPFGLTNAPATFQSLMNTVFQPFIRKFVLLNYFGHIISSRGVAADPEKLVAMQTWPQPKNLKQLRGFLGLTGYYKRFIQGYGNISKPLTDMLKKNSFVWSPFAIQAFQDLKDAMTTTPVLALPDFSSPFVLETDACTRGGCKPLGPKALALSIYGKELLAIVMDVQKWRHYLSHNQFIINKDQSLKFFMEQRMSSILQQKWLMKLLGLDYVIHYKKKGGILRYKNRMYVGAGNNMRTSIMQSVHASAVGGHSGILAGLLQPLPIPDAAWQHISMDFIEGFPLSNRKSVILVVVDRLTRYSHFIALSHPFTTASVAKEFMHHVFKIHGLPSSIVSDRDKIFISQFWQELFKSLGISLHLSTAYHPQSDGQTERTNACLEQYLRCMTGTKPKLWANWLSLAEWWFNTNFHTSLKMTPFQALYGYLPPHLAFHVHSTTTVASVQEYLQERDHMLQLLKDDLLKAQYRMKFYDDISRCDRYFNVGDWVFLKLQPYRQSSVALRQNLKLSAKYYGPFEVLQKVGTVAYKLKIPIGSRIHLVFHVSQLKKKIGQHRIPSTSLPLVDTSGDFIVLPVAVLDHRQSLTGGVAVQQVLIQWSNSQPEDATWEDISHIHAQFPEFILEDKNA is encoded by the exons ATGTTTAAACCCAGTTCGGATTCTGAGGCTTTCTACTTAGCTAGATTACAACAAGCTTCACTTGATTCTCAATCCAAGCGTTACAAAACCTTTCCTAGACAATTTCAACCATCTACTAGCTCATTTTCTCCATCTTCTAACTTTAAAGCTTCACTACCACCACTTACCAATATACCCAAACCATCTTTCTCTCCAGATAAGCCTATCATTACTCACCCTCTTACACCAACTAAGCCTGAGCCAACTTTGCCACCTATTAAACGACTCACTCCTGCTCAGATGCAAGCCATAAGAGATAAGGCGttgtgttataattgtgatgtttTCTACAAGCCTGGCCATCGCTGTAAAACACAACAGTTATTCATGTTAGTAGCATCTGAGGATGACAATGCTTCTCCACCTATTGAGGACTCTGAAGAAGAGAATGGTTCTCCATCCACTTCTGGAGATACCACCATGGAGATATCTCTGCATGCATTGACTGGTCTTGTTACCCAAAACACTATTAGAGTACCAGGTAAACTTCTGAATCAAGATATCTTTGTCTTGATTGACACTGGTAGTACTCATAGCTTTCTGGATTCTTCTCTGGCTGAGAAATTACATTTACACATAGCTCCTACTGGACAAATGTTGGTGACTGTTGCAAATGGTGACACCACTGTCAGCCATGGTGTCTGTCCAAATTTACATTGGTCTATGCAGGGCTACAAATTTGATAGTGATTTGAGAGTTCTTCCCTTAGGGGGATGTGACATGGTATTGGGTGTTGACTGGCTCAAAGgattgggtgatgttgttttcaATCTAGCTGACCTTAAAGTCTCATTTCAACATCAAGGTGCACATATTACATTGCAAGGACACAAAGATAGACCTTCTTGCAACTTACTCAGTGGTGCCTCCTTTCTCAAATTTGTCAAAACCCACACTTCTGTCATTATTGGTCATTTTTTCTCTATTTCAGCTGCACCCATTGCTCCTCCACCACCTGAGATCACATCTATTTTACACAGCTATGATGATGTTTTTAACTCACCATCCACACTTTGTCCTACCAGAGTTATTGACCACAAAATTCCcttgaaaccaaattcaacaccTACCTCTCAAAGACTTTATCGATGCCCCTACATTCAGAAGGCAGTGGTGGAACaattagctcaagagatgttAGATGCAGGCCTTATTCAAGACAGTACCAGTCCATTTGCTGCACCCATTTTATTGGTCAAGAAAAAAGATGGTTCCTGGAGGTTCTGCGTAGACTACATAAAATTGAATGAGATGACAATTAAGGATAAGTTCCCCATTCCTCTCATTGaggaactccttgatgaattaaATGGAGCTACCATCTTCACCAAATTGGATCTTAAAGCTGGCTATCATCAAATCAGAATGCACATTGAAGATATCTATAAAACTGCTTTCAGAACTCATCATGGTCATTATGAGTTCAAGGTGATGCCATTTGGTCTTACAAATGCACCTGCTACCTTTCAATCACTCATGAACACGGTGTTTCAACCATTTATCAGAAAGTTTGTGCTg TTGAATTACTTTGGCCATATTATTTCTTCTAGGGGAGTTGCTGCTGATCCTGAAAAGTTAGTAGCCATGCAAACTTGGCCTCAACCAAAAAATTTGAAGCAACTAAGAGGTTTTTTGGGCCTCACTGGTTATTATAAGAGATTCATCCAAGGGTATGGTAATATTAGCAAGCCACTTACTGACATGCTTAAGAAGAATTCTTTTGTTTGGTCTCCATTTGCAATACAAGCTTTCCAAGACCTCAAAGATGCCATGACAACTACTCCAGTCCTGGCATTGCCTGATTTCTCTTCCCCATTTGTATTGGAAACTGATGCATGCACTAGGGGGGGCTG TAAGCCTCTTGGTCCCAAAGCCTTAGCTTTATCTATTTATGGAAaagaactgttagccattgttaTGGATGTGCAAAAATGGAGACATTATCTCTCTCATAATCAGTTCATTATCAACAAGGACCAGAGCTTAAAGTTCTTCATGGAGCAGAGAATGTCATCTATTCTGCAACAAAAATGGCTTATGAAACTCTTGGGGTTAGATTATGTGATCCACTATAAAAAAAAG GGGGGCATTCTCAGGTATAAAAACAGAATGTATGTTGGTGCTGGTAATAACATGAGAACCTCTATTATGCAGTCAGTACATGCCTCTGCTGTTGGTGGTCACTCAGGAATTCTAG CTGGACTCCTACAACCATTGCCTATACCAGATGCTGCATGGCAACATATCTCCATGGATTTCATTGAAGGTTTTCCACTCTCCAATAGAAAGTCTGTCATACTAGTAGTTGTTGATAGGCTCACCAGGTATAGCCACTTTATTGCTCTTAGCCACCCATTCACAACTGCATCTGTAGCTAAGGAATTCATGCATCATGTTTTTAAGATACATGGACTGCCTTCTTCTATAGTGTCAGATAGGGACAAGATCTTTATTAGTCAATTTTGGCAAGAGCTGTTCAAATCTTTAGGCATCTCCTTACATCTCAGCACAGCTTACCATCCTCAGTCTGATGGACAAACAGAAAGAACCAATGCATGCCTGGAGCAGTATTTGAGATGTATGACTGGTACTAAACCCAAACTCTGGGCCAATTGGCTGTCTCTTGCTGAATGGTGGTTCAACACCAACTTCCACACCAGTCTTAAGATGACACCATTTCAAGCATTGTATGGTTATCTACCTCCACATCTTGCCTTCCATGTCCATTCTACTACAACAGTTGCTTCAGTTCAAGAATACTTGCAAGAGAGAGACCACATGTTGCAGCTGCTCAAGGATGATCTACTCAAGGCTCAATACAGGATGAAGTtctatgatgatatctctagatGTGACAGATATTTTAATGTGGGTGACTGGGTATTTCTGAAATTACAGCCATACAGGCAATCATCTGTGGCTCTCAGACAAAACCTTAAACTCTCAGCCAAATATTATGGCCCCTTTGAGGTTCTCCAAAAGGTTGGTACTGTTGCATACAAGTTAAAGATACCAATTGGGTCAAGAATACATCTTGTGTTTCATGTCTctcaattaaagaagaagattggtCAGCACAGGATTCCTTCTACCTCCCTTCCCTTGGTGGATACTTCTGGTGATTTCATTGTCCTGCCTGTTGCTGTTCTAGACCATAGACAAAGCTTGACAGGTGGTGTTGCAGTTCAACAAGTACTTATCCAGTGGTCCAATTCACAGCCTGAAGATGCCACATGGGAGGACATCTCACACATACATGCTCAATTTCCTgagttcatccttgaggacaagaatGCTTAG